The following proteins are encoded in a genomic region of Oceaniferula marina:
- a CDS encoding glycoside hydrolase family 71/99-like protein, with product MKDRLRVVFKLGLLFGFFPIVVQGQGGETRQEVLDRMQPYTGEHHAGVDVTTLKGKVMCGYQGWFSAKGDGSGRGWVHYGTGHRGHNGHKVFEPGHCTIDLWPDVRELAADEKFATRFHHPNGDTAYVFSSYKRNTVLRHFKWMKEYKIDGVFLQRFGSALRQAKSLHHRNVVTANVQAGANLHGRSWAMMYDLSGLQPGEIDKLVIEDWKQLIDRMKITGDKSYQRHKGKPVVAVWGVGFSDDRKYTLSECEKLVNFLKTDKRYGGNAVMLGVPTHWRNLSRDSVQDEKLHRILSQADIVSPWTVGRYRTPQQAKLHAESMVRPDIDWVKKNRLDYLPVVFPGFSWQNLQKARGRGAKLDQIPRLGGQFLWSQARSFKQAGAEMLYVAMFDEIDEGTAIFKCSNKPPQGESRFLTYQGFPSDHYLWLTGKVGSLLRNEIPATEQVPPRNGR from the coding sequence ATGAAGGATCGGCTGAGAGTGGTATTCAAACTTGGGCTGTTGTTTGGATTTTTTCCGATTGTGGTTCAGGGGCAGGGTGGCGAAACCCGCCAGGAGGTTCTGGATCGGATGCAGCCGTATACTGGCGAGCATCATGCCGGGGTGGATGTGACCACCCTCAAGGGTAAGGTGATGTGTGGTTATCAAGGGTGGTTTTCAGCCAAGGGAGATGGCTCTGGTAGAGGGTGGGTTCATTATGGGACAGGTCACAGGGGGCACAACGGGCACAAGGTTTTCGAGCCTGGCCATTGTACGATTGATCTATGGCCGGATGTTCGAGAGTTGGCAGCAGACGAGAAGTTTGCAACCCGCTTTCATCATCCCAATGGAGATACGGCTTATGTTTTTAGCTCGTATAAGCGCAACACGGTGTTGAGGCATTTTAAGTGGATGAAGGAGTATAAAATCGATGGTGTTTTTTTGCAGCGTTTTGGTTCAGCCCTTAGGCAAGCGAAGAGTCTTCATCACCGGAATGTGGTCACGGCGAATGTGCAGGCCGGCGCCAACCTGCATGGTAGGAGCTGGGCGATGATGTATGATCTCTCGGGGCTTCAGCCCGGGGAGATCGACAAGTTGGTGATTGAAGATTGGAAACAGCTCATCGACAGGATGAAGATCACCGGGGATAAGTCGTACCAGCGTCATAAGGGGAAGCCCGTGGTTGCTGTCTGGGGGGTGGGCTTCAGTGATGATCGGAAATACACCCTGTCGGAGTGTGAGAAGTTGGTGAATTTTCTCAAAACCGACAAACGATACGGTGGAAATGCGGTCATGCTTGGGGTGCCTACCCATTGGAGAAATTTGAGTCGAGACTCGGTTCAGGATGAGAAGCTACACCGGATCCTCTCGCAGGCTGACATTGTGAGCCCGTGGACGGTTGGAAGATACCGGACTCCGCAACAAGCGAAGCTCCATGCGGAATCGATGGTTCGGCCCGATATCGATTGGGTGAAGAAGAACCGGCTCGATTATCTTCCCGTGGTCTTTCCTGGATTCAGTTGGCAGAACCTGCAGAAGGCCCGAGGCAGAGGTGCAAAGCTGGATCAGATTCCACGGCTTGGAGGGCAGTTTTTGTGGTCACAGGCAAGGTCTTTCAAACAGGCGGGCGCAGAGATGCTCTACGTGGCGATGTTCGATGAAATCGATGAGGGCACGGCGATTTTCAAGTGTTCCAACAAGCCACCGCAGGGTGAGAGTCGTTTTCTGACCTATCAAGGGTTTCCGAGCGATCACTACCTTTGGCTCACAGGTAAAGTAGGCAGCCTGTTACGAAATGAAATACCCGCGACTGAACAGGTCCCTCCCCGGAACGGTCGATGA
- a CDS encoding PA14 domain-containing protein translates to MKYLTLFVGLLISLGAGFAAPSFPPKIVNQSGAYPVSVGEDFAAYVVAEGDDLSYQWYLGTSPLPGQVTDTLLLQDVEVSNAGNYRVMVSNPLGQRESRPVSLKVDVPADLGVLAGEHKTVMVPNTMAYYDLYLPSGYGAADAVFPILFTYSPSGGGMVNHFKNVAEEKQWIVVGVSQSKNGQGYQGELFLFHSVYQHALAHLRYDPNRIFASGMSGGAWTAYNAAKENAPLIAGVFGMGGWLGDQYDPQRDIYVPGLLVARANGDSDAGANGRLYYDRNYMQRWLDTADIKDWSFPGGHVASPEWVQREVFDWFLSRTIPSTADERAQAKGKKAEWMARITAGETNLVFEELVSQQFDHPRNPLAVAAWQANDYLFSRYDLFSRKEPPSFSAFDRADHLSAHLLYALYCYIQWDDPSRQHSARLATMALDDIWDATMWNNDMCLVQGVPPTAFDRYVLDQGLYNRPGKPLFGDWDADGVYNFSEYVFGSDPLTPDCRPIVETEVRGDDLYVVLPDLRTLAGARMYCISNEEPVAEFWDIANSDTWSNLLPSGRSEFFYRKKDAVMEGQHFVRIGATVHSGWMDYNGDGIPLDLDVKTPGFSYFPFEYSSSPDSREYTLVPGGAPRYLIYLTSASIFQNSGMTEYSLRYHPLLAGYNGYLYHEVWTGVSGSSLAGARSVMDQKPPNGRRLMTTSQAVWFGGERYDYLGSNYLERTRGYIVPSESGEHTFAISGDDQCELWLSSDEQPFNAEKIAFVAGWTGYQNFSSSGDQTSTSLQLEAGKAYYVEILHKEGGGDGHCAVAWKTPSITDFTIIGAEHLRCLPASYIEPEHQWFKEVWTEVSGTDITSLQNVILAGTEPSYTSSMSVSEIPTNIGSNYGVRIRGKIIAPETADYTFWIASDDMSDLYLSTDSGVANKQRIAYVNGWTSERAYDANPSQKSATIRLQQGEEYYVEILYKEGGGDDHLSVAWKYNGQPRQPITAEHMKGFSE, encoded by the coding sequence GTGAAATATCTGACGCTTTTTGTTGGTTTGTTGATTTCGCTCGGTGCCGGTTTTGCCGCCCCCTCTTTCCCGCCGAAGATAGTCAACCAGTCCGGAGCATATCCTGTATCTGTTGGAGAGGATTTTGCTGCTTATGTTGTCGCTGAGGGTGATGACCTTTCATACCAGTGGTATCTGGGGACTTCTCCGCTCCCGGGGCAGGTGACAGACACCTTGCTGCTTCAAGATGTGGAAGTGAGCAATGCTGGAAATTATCGGGTCATGGTTTCCAATCCGCTGGGACAACGTGAAAGTCGTCCGGTGAGCTTGAAAGTGGATGTTCCGGCTGATCTCGGGGTGTTGGCGGGGGAACATAAAACAGTGATGGTACCCAATACCATGGCGTATTACGACCTGTATTTACCTTCCGGTTATGGTGCTGCTGATGCGGTGTTTCCCATATTGTTTACCTATTCACCAAGCGGTGGAGGGATGGTCAATCATTTCAAAAACGTCGCGGAAGAAAAACAATGGATCGTGGTTGGTGTTTCGCAGAGTAAAAACGGTCAGGGGTATCAGGGGGAACTTTTCTTGTTTCATTCGGTGTATCAGCATGCTCTGGCACATCTTCGTTATGACCCTAACCGTATTTTTGCATCCGGGATGTCTGGCGGCGCATGGACTGCCTATAATGCGGCCAAGGAAAATGCGCCATTGATTGCGGGGGTGTTTGGGATGGGGGGCTGGCTGGGTGACCAGTATGACCCTCAAAGGGATATTTATGTCCCCGGCTTATTGGTTGCCCGGGCCAACGGGGACTCGGATGCCGGTGCAAATGGCAGGTTGTATTACGACCGAAATTACATGCAGAGGTGGCTGGATACCGCAGACATCAAAGATTGGAGCTTTCCCGGGGGGCATGTGGCTTCTCCGGAGTGGGTTCAGCGGGAGGTCTTCGATTGGTTTCTTTCTCGAACCATCCCTTCGACTGCTGACGAACGGGCTCAAGCCAAGGGAAAAAAAGCCGAATGGATGGCCCGTATCACCGCAGGAGAAACCAATCTGGTTTTCGAAGAGCTGGTGTCCCAGCAGTTTGACCACCCACGGAACCCGCTTGCCGTCGCAGCATGGCAAGCCAACGATTATTTGTTCTCACGCTATGATCTTTTTTCGAGGAAAGAGCCACCTTCGTTTTCGGCTTTTGACAGAGCGGACCATCTTTCCGCCCATTTGCTATATGCTCTTTATTGCTATATCCAGTGGGATGATCCATCTCGCCAGCATTCGGCGCGCCTGGCGACTATGGCACTAGATGATATCTGGGATGCTACCATGTGGAACAATGACATGTGTCTTGTTCAGGGGGTTCCTCCAACGGCATTTGATCGGTATGTGCTGGATCAAGGGCTTTATAATCGACCAGGAAAGCCTTTGTTCGGTGATTGGGATGCCGATGGGGTTTATAACTTTTCTGAGTATGTGTTTGGTTCAGATCCTTTAACTCCGGACTGCCGTCCCATTGTTGAGACTGAGGTGAGGGGAGACGATCTCTATGTTGTGTTGCCTGACCTCCGAACGTTAGCTGGTGCTCGGATGTATTGTATAAGTAACGAGGAGCCGGTGGCGGAGTTCTGGGACATCGCGAATTCCGATACTTGGTCGAATCTACTTCCGTCCGGGAGATCTGAATTCTTTTACCGAAAAAAGGATGCCGTTATGGAAGGCCAGCATTTTGTACGAATAGGGGCTACGGTTCATTCAGGATGGATGGATTACAATGGAGATGGGATACCTCTGGATTTGGATGTGAAAACCCCTGGTTTTTCCTATTTTCCTTTTGAGTATTCGAGTTCCCCTGACAGCAGGGAATACACTCTTGTTCCCGGAGGCGCTCCCCGTTATCTCATCTATCTAACATCTGCCAGTATTTTTCAAAACTCCGGGATGACTGAATATTCCCTGCGTTACCATCCTTTGCTGGCTGGATACAACGGCTATCTGTATCATGAGGTGTGGACGGGGGTTTCCGGCTCTAGCCTTGCCGGTGCGCGCTCCGTCATGGATCAGAAGCCGCCGAATGGTAGGCGCCTGATGACCACGAGTCAGGCTGTTTGGTTTGGGGGTGAACGATACGATTATCTCGGGTCGAATTACTTGGAGAGGACCAGGGGGTATATTGTTCCAAGTGAAAGTGGTGAACATACCTTTGCCATTTCCGGGGATGACCAATGTGAGTTGTGGCTGTCGAGTGATGAACAACCATTCAACGCTGAGAAAATTGCCTTTGTCGCTGGGTGGACCGGGTATCAGAATTTTTCGTCTTCAGGGGACCAAACATCGACGTCCTTGCAACTTGAGGCTGGGAAGGCGTATTATGTCGAAATTCTGCATAAAGAAGGAGGAGGCGACGGCCATTGTGCCGTGGCTTGGAAAACACCAAGCATTACTGACTTCACCATCATTGGAGCTGAACATCTTCGCTGCCTCCCCGCGAGCTATATTGAGCCTGAGCACCAGTGGTTCAAGGAAGTGTGGACGGAGGTCAGCGGGACTGATATTACCTCCCTGCAAAATGTCATTCTAGCAGGAACGGAGCCAAGCTACACTTCCTCGATGTCGGTTTCCGAAATTCCGACAAACATCGGGAGTAATTATGGCGTCAGGATCCGGGGTAAGATCATTGCTCCAGAAACCGCAGATTATACTTTCTGGATAGCCTCGGATGATATGTCGGATCTCTATCTTTCTACCGACTCGGGTGTTGCAAACAAGCAGCGGATAGCGTATGTGAACGGCTGGACGTCTGAACGCGCGTATGATGCCAACCCATCTCAAAAATCGGCGACGATTCGCTTGCAGCAAGGTGAGGAGTATTATGTTGAAATTCTCTATAAAGAAGGAGGCGGGGATGATCACCTCAGTGTGGCGTGGAAATACAATGGGCAACCCAGGCAGCCAATCACGGCTGAGCATATGAAGGGGTTCTCTGAATGA
- a CDS encoding helix-turn-helix transcriptional regulator — translation MSGFTGGGKVQMVRIYKILDALKAGDFPNCRKLAEQLEFTQKTIQRDVTYMQDQLGIPIRYNASMHGYELDGDVDSFPVFDVQVEDLAALFLARHAIGSVSGTKLAEALSPAFEKLTRMLEGKVSMNWRDLDRAFSVKEPGVVNTDLTMFGKIAEAVLNEQELSFTYRKVGAATSSKRRIQPYHVGEIGGGWYVIGHDVGREGLRTFALQRIRGLKVLKSTFERPVDFQIGKHLGGSIGVWDHNDEGQVEVVVEVTDWVARIVQERLWHPTQKTKVLDDLGDRVELRMQLGNIEEVRQLVLGWGRHAKVLAPEALRQWVRQEASAMVRNHRG, via the coding sequence ATGAGTGGATTTACTGGTGGTGGGAAGGTGCAGATGGTGCGGATTTATAAGATCCTGGATGCTTTGAAGGCTGGGGATTTTCCGAATTGCCGGAAGCTGGCTGAACAGCTGGAATTTACCCAGAAGACGATTCAACGGGATGTGACGTATATGCAGGATCAGTTGGGTATCCCGATCCGCTACAATGCCTCGATGCATGGCTACGAACTGGATGGGGATGTCGATTCCTTTCCGGTGTTCGATGTACAGGTGGAAGACCTTGCGGCCTTGTTTTTGGCGCGCCATGCGATTGGGAGTGTGTCGGGGACGAAGTTGGCGGAGGCCTTGAGTCCTGCATTTGAGAAGCTCACCCGGATGTTGGAAGGGAAGGTGAGTATGAACTGGCGGGATCTCGATCGGGCGTTTTCTGTAAAGGAGCCAGGGGTGGTCAATACGGATCTGACGATGTTTGGTAAGATTGCCGAAGCGGTGCTGAACGAGCAAGAGTTGAGTTTTACTTATCGCAAGGTGGGGGCTGCGACATCAAGTAAGCGTCGTATCCAACCGTATCATGTGGGGGAGATCGGTGGCGGCTGGTATGTGATCGGCCACGATGTCGGGCGCGAGGGGTTACGCACGTTCGCCCTTCAGCGGATCAGGGGGCTGAAGGTATTGAAGTCGACCTTTGAACGACCTGTGGATTTTCAAATAGGAAAACATCTTGGCGGCAGTATCGGCGTCTGGGATCACAACGACGAAGGGCAGGTTGAAGTGGTGGTGGAAGTGACGGATTGGGTGGCCCGGATTGTGCAGGAGCGCTTGTGGCATCCGACGCAGAAGACGAAGGTGCTCGATGATTTGGGTGATCGTGTGGAGTTGCGGATGCAGCTAGGCAACATCGAGGAGGTGCGTCAACTCGTGCTGGGTTGGGGGCGTCATGCCAAGGTGCTGGCTCCGGAGGCGCTCAGGCAATGGGTGAGGCAAGAGGCATCAGCAATGGTCAGGAACCATCGAGGGTGA
- a CDS encoding vWA domain-containing protein, which produces MNKKLTEIAYILDRSGSMDPLTEAAITGFNNFLKDQQETTGEANLTLALFDYEYLLHADRTPITEVRPLDTTTYQPRGSTALLDAIGRTIDNIGKQLAETPEKDRPGKVIIAIYTDGYENASTDYTAQQISKMIRHQTDNYQWEFLFLAANEDAIATAAAYGIDRKNASAVSYSVEGFDSSSASFSRKIRSSRNIMQKCATPEDLLTADADLSSIIEEESKKQSSHDK; this is translated from the coding sequence ATGAACAAGAAACTTACCGAAATCGCCTATATCCTCGACCGATCTGGCTCAATGGATCCTCTGACTGAAGCGGCCATTACAGGCTTTAACAACTTTCTCAAAGACCAACAGGAAACAACTGGAGAGGCAAACCTCACGCTGGCCCTGTTTGACTACGAGTATCTGCTTCATGCCGACCGCACACCCATCACCGAAGTCCGACCACTCGACACCACAACTTATCAACCACGAGGCAGTACCGCCCTGCTCGATGCCATTGGCCGCACCATCGATAACATCGGCAAACAGCTGGCCGAGACACCGGAAAAAGACCGCCCGGGTAAAGTCATCATCGCCATCTACACCGACGGCTACGAAAACGCTTCGACCGATTACACAGCTCAACAAATCTCAAAAATGATCCGACACCAAACGGACAACTACCAATGGGAGTTCCTCTTCCTCGCTGCCAATGAAGATGCCATTGCTACCGCTGCAGCCTATGGGATCGACCGCAAAAATGCCTCAGCGGTTTCTTACAGTGTAGAGGGCTTCGACTCTTCCTCAGCAAGCTTCTCCCGCAAGATCAGAAGCTCGCGCAACATCATGCAAAAATGCGCTACCCCGGAAGACCTGCTCACAGCAGATGCCGACCTATCGTCCATCATCGAAGAAGAATCGAAAAAACAAAGCTCGCATGATAAGTAA
- a CDS encoding RidA family protein, whose translation MSIQRQETKQRMSRIVIHNDTVYLCGQVCKDATQGIAEQTETMLEKVDDLLLQAGSDREHMLSATVYVRDMKDFAAMNEVWDAWVPEGHAPARACVEARMARPELLVEVSVIAAVKK comes from the coding sequence ATGAGTATTCAGCGACAGGAAACCAAGCAGCGTATGAGCCGTATCGTCATTCACAACGACACCGTTTATTTATGCGGGCAGGTTTGTAAAGACGCGACCCAGGGGATTGCTGAGCAGACAGAGACGATGCTTGAAAAAGTGGATGACTTACTGCTGCAGGCGGGATCTGACCGTGAGCATATGTTATCGGCTACCGTTTATGTGCGGGATATGAAGGATTTTGCAGCCATGAATGAGGTTTGGGATGCTTGGGTACCGGAAGGGCATGCTCCAGCGCGGGCTTGTGTGGAAGCGCGAATGGCCCGGCCTGAGCTGCTTGTGGAGGTCTCCGTGATTGCCGCTGTCAAAAAGTAG
- a CDS encoding DUF3427 domain-containing protein, which translates to MEKLNEGIYENLLTDELSQKLKALDQKHRIARLETPDKALTADYLTRSLAEHIKRSLHIVGKAKNNERERYELANRILQTISEYDESLDFLSDQHYMDEEKNLLTEISEPDTKSIVRPSTPLASPSLFTGSSGSPQLGKELELELESADRVDMLVSFIKTAGINLLYPALEKFTQRGGKLRIITTTYLGASDPAAIHKLKSLANTEIKVSYDTKHSRLHAKAYFIHRNSGLSCAYIGSANISHAAMTSGLEWTVKLPMQELPDLFRRCEAQFESYWESPSFKAYHNDDFEYLVEATRREKYPTANTTTKLTTFTLRPFEHQSIVLDELEEARTQRDQFRNLVVAATGTGKTMIAAFDYLRLCEEGKQRPKLLFLAHRKEILEQAQDSFRQVLIDGDFGDSLYDGRQPAKHDHLFCSVPSFNSRSLITEFGPNYWDIVILDEAHHGKAASYQNILRSLNPKILLGLTATPERTDGSTIAENFDSPLASEIRLPDALEKKLLCPFHYYAVSDNVDFSSLSWKRGKYDQTELNNLLTGDDLRVSLIIKKIIEYLPSPLDPDTFDHLHVKGLGFCVSQDHAHFMADRFNAAGIRATALDSNTPADVRRSARNDLKSGAINFVFTVDLFNEGVDIPSVNCLLFLRPTESHVIYLQQFGRGLRHSKDKEQVTILDFIGKERKEFRYDLRLKALLPGKRNDLTKEIDVGFPHLPAGCSIQFERTAKERVIRNIRRTYNNPDIRVDEAFSEWKGNQAPSFKEFIHRSEEIPTEILTRKSWSDWKEASQFQTIPECNGRAPELHSLARASMITSPRYLQHLHDLLYASTAQLQELVKNPYTPSAYYLLWNKPSKVTGFTSYFEAFRLLKENKRYTSDLLEILEYARSNQTTRVQVSLPFPSPLELHGQYTMREVSSAFGKASLESSGPAGTGVIPVKELKLYLHFVTFEKNEKLFSESTMYRDYLSSRSKLHWESQSNTSQATPTGQNYIHHQERGYTVLFFARLRKSEGRLTSPFTYLGPAQFISAKSDRPIEMVWELNHPVTHSFFHEAKLAAGIA; encoded by the coding sequence ATGGAAAAGCTAAACGAAGGTATTTACGAGAACCTACTCACAGATGAGCTGAGTCAGAAATTAAAAGCTCTAGATCAGAAGCACCGTATTGCTCGTCTTGAAACGCCCGACAAAGCGCTTACGGCGGACTATTTGACCCGCTCCCTAGCTGAGCACATCAAACGCTCACTTCATATCGTAGGTAAGGCGAAAAACAACGAGCGGGAACGCTACGAACTGGCAAATCGAATTCTTCAAACCATTAGCGAATACGACGAATCATTGGATTTCCTCAGTGATCAGCATTACATGGATGAGGAAAAGAATTTACTCACTGAAATATCTGAGCCTGACACAAAATCAATAGTTCGCCCATCCACACCACTTGCCTCCCCTTCGCTCTTCACCGGCTCCTCTGGCAGCCCCCAACTCGGCAAAGAACTCGAACTTGAATTAGAAAGTGCTGATCGAGTCGACATGCTTGTTTCATTTATTAAAACCGCAGGAATCAACCTGCTCTACCCCGCCCTCGAAAAATTCACTCAGCGTGGAGGAAAACTACGTATCATCACCACGACGTATCTCGGGGCCTCAGATCCAGCCGCAATCCATAAACTCAAAAGCCTAGCCAACACCGAGATAAAGGTTAGCTACGACACCAAGCATTCACGCCTGCACGCCAAAGCCTATTTCATTCATAGAAATAGTGGCCTTTCATGTGCCTATATTGGTTCGGCAAACATCTCACATGCGGCGATGACGAGCGGTCTGGAATGGACAGTGAAGCTCCCGATGCAGGAGCTGCCCGACCTCTTCCGTCGCTGTGAAGCACAATTCGAGAGTTACTGGGAATCCCCATCGTTCAAAGCCTACCACAATGATGATTTTGAATATCTTGTCGAGGCGACTCGGCGCGAAAAATACCCCACAGCTAATACAACCACAAAGCTTACGACCTTCACACTGAGACCTTTCGAGCACCAATCTATTGTGCTCGATGAACTCGAAGAAGCCCGAACCCAAAGAGACCAGTTCAGAAATCTTGTCGTCGCGGCGACAGGCACAGGGAAGACCATGATCGCTGCCTTTGATTACCTAAGGCTCTGTGAGGAGGGTAAGCAAAGGCCCAAACTTTTATTTCTAGCCCACCGCAAAGAAATTCTAGAACAAGCACAAGATTCATTTCGCCAAGTTCTCATCGATGGCGATTTTGGAGATTCGCTCTACGATGGACGGCAACCGGCAAAACACGACCACCTCTTCTGCTCAGTCCCTAGTTTTAACTCACGGAGCTTAATCACTGAATTTGGTCCCAACTATTGGGACATCGTCATTCTCGACGAAGCGCATCACGGCAAAGCCGCCAGCTACCAAAATATTCTACGCAGCCTCAACCCCAAAATCCTTCTAGGACTAACGGCTACCCCTGAACGAACCGACGGCTCCACTATCGCGGAAAATTTCGATTCCCCCTTAGCTTCAGAAATCCGACTTCCTGATGCACTGGAAAAGAAACTTCTTTGTCCGTTCCATTACTATGCCGTGAGCGACAACGTGGATTTCTCATCACTATCATGGAAGCGTGGAAAATATGACCAGACAGAACTTAACAACCTTCTAACGGGAGACGATCTGAGAGTCAGCCTCATCATCAAAAAAATCATCGAGTATTTACCATCCCCGCTCGATCCTGATACATTTGATCACCTTCATGTCAAAGGCCTAGGATTTTGTGTTTCACAAGATCACGCACACTTCATGGCAGACCGTTTCAACGCAGCAGGAATACGAGCAACAGCCCTTGACTCAAACACACCAGCTGATGTGCGGCGCTCAGCTAGAAATGACCTTAAGTCTGGGGCAATCAACTTCGTCTTCACCGTAGACTTATTCAACGAAGGCGTTGATATCCCGTCCGTTAATTGCCTGCTATTTCTACGCCCGACTGAGAGCCATGTTATCTACCTTCAACAATTCGGCCGTGGCCTCCGTCATAGTAAAGATAAAGAACAGGTCACCATATTGGACTTCATAGGAAAAGAGCGCAAAGAGTTCCGATACGACCTCAGACTCAAAGCGCTCCTACCAGGGAAACGAAACGATCTCACCAAAGAAATCGATGTGGGATTTCCCCATCTCCCCGCAGGTTGCTCCATTCAGTTTGAGCGAACCGCTAAAGAGCGTGTCATCAGGAATATTCGCCGAACCTATAACAACCCAGACATCAGAGTCGACGAAGCATTTTCCGAATGGAAAGGGAATCAAGCACCTAGTTTTAAAGAGTTCATTCATCGTAGCGAAGAAATACCAACGGAAATTCTTACCCGTAAATCATGGAGCGACTGGAAGGAGGCGTCTCAATTCCAAACAATACCGGAATGCAACGGTCGGGCTCCCGAGCTTCATTCACTCGCACGCGCCAGCATGATCACCTCTCCGCGCTACCTACAACACCTGCATGACTTACTCTATGCATCAACCGCCCAGCTTCAAGAGCTCGTCAAAAATCCATACACACCATCCGCATATTACCTGCTCTGGAACAAACCCAGTAAGGTGACCGGATTCACCAGCTACTTTGAGGCATTTCGCCTACTCAAAGAAAACAAAAGATACACAAGCGACCTCTTAGAAATTCTCGAATATGCCCGAAGCAATCAAACCACGCGAGTTCAAGTTTCACTTCCCTTCCCCAGCCCGCTCGAACTCCATGGGCAATATACCATGCGTGAGGTTTCATCGGCATTCGGCAAAGCCAGTCTAGAATCATCAGGCCCTGCAGGAACAGGCGTCATCCCAGTCAAAGAACTCAAGCTCTATCTCCACTTTGTCACTTTTGAAAAAAACGAAAAACTATTCTCCGAAAGCACCATGTATCGCGACTACCTCAGCTCTCGCAGCAAACTCCATTGGGAAAGCCAGTCAAATACCAGCCAAGCAACACCAACGGGACAAAACTACATCCATCATCAAGAACGAGGCTACACGGTTCTCTTCTTCGCTCGCCTCCGCAAGTCCGAAGGAAGACTCACCAGCCCATTTACCTACCTTGGCCCAGCGCAATTTATCAGCGCGAAAAGCGATCGCCCCATCGAAATGGTATGGGAACTCAACCATCCAGTCACACATTCATTTTTTCATGAGGCCAAGCTGGCTGCAGGGATTGCTTAA
- a CDS encoding very short patch repair endonuclease: MTDVFTKEKRSWVMSRIRGKDTKPEMLVRSILHSLGYRFTVNAQNNKRLPGKPDIVLPKWKTLVFVHGCFWHAHEGCAAFRLPKTRTEWWREKLGKNQVRDKANVHDLRKQGWNVVVVWECELSNVAKIEALTARLPYLIERRSMEYHFAAEEDVEYGLA; encoded by the coding sequence GTGACTGATGTTTTCACAAAGGAGAAGCGTAGCTGGGTGATGTCTCGGATACGTGGCAAGGATACCAAGCCGGAGATGCTTGTGCGATCAATACTGCATAGCTTGGGGTATCGGTTTACGGTCAATGCTCAGAATAACAAACGGCTGCCTGGAAAACCTGACATCGTGTTGCCGAAGTGGAAGACCTTGGTTTTTGTGCACGGCTGCTTTTGGCATGCGCATGAAGGGTGTGCTGCTTTTCGGCTGCCAAAGACTCGGACCGAGTGGTGGAGGGAGAAGCTGGGGAAGAATCAAGTGCGCGACAAGGCCAATGTCCATGATCTCCGGAAGCAGGGGTGGAATGTCGTGGTTGTGTGGGAATGTGAGCTATCCAATGTGGCCAAGATCGAGGCTCTCACAGCACGGTTGCCCTACCTGATCGAGCGTCGGTCGATGGAGTATCACTTTGCCGCCGAGGAGGATGTGGAATATGGGCTGGCGTGA
- a CDS encoding Fur family transcriptional regulator: MDSTVATRLQQFIQTKGLRNTPQRDAIVEAIFSSDEHFTADELWDRIRKTQSKSSRATVYRTISLLVEAGLLHEIDLGDDQKTYDPNFIDSPAHNHLVCIDCGKVIEFEDDNIRLLNDCAARRLGFRASKQSLKIEACCEALRLHGRCDNLIEARIQGKRLPKHR, from the coding sequence ATGGATTCCACCGTCGCCACCCGTCTCCAACAATTTATTCAAACCAAAGGGCTGCGCAATACCCCCCAACGCGACGCCATCGTGGAAGCCATCTTTTCCTCGGACGAACATTTTACCGCGGATGAACTGTGGGACCGCATCCGAAAAACCCAGTCAAAATCATCAAGGGCGACGGTCTACCGCACCATCTCACTCTTGGTCGAGGCTGGACTCCTGCATGAAATCGACCTCGGGGACGATCAGAAAACCTACGACCCCAACTTTATCGACAGCCCGGCACACAACCATCTGGTCTGTATCGATTGTGGTAAGGTGATCGAGTTTGAAGACGACAACATCCGCCTGCTCAACGACTGCGCCGCTCGTCGACTCGGGTTCCGAGCCTCCAAGCAATCGCTCAAAATTGAGGCCTGCTGCGAAGCATTACGCCTCCACGGGCGCTGCGACAACCTGATCGAAGCCCGCATCCAAGGCAAGCGCCTGCCAAAACACCGGTAG
- a CDS encoding DUF3820 family protein → MEFSDGEREDFRELLEEIGKVSMPFGRFGPGEFPPRGIPIMDLPIEYLQWFSERGFPNGRLGELMQTAWEIKSVGMDSVFDPLRGAQGGRRSVRKRKNRRGDSERF, encoded by the coding sequence ATGGAGTTTTCCGACGGTGAACGTGAAGACTTCCGTGAGCTGCTGGAGGAAATCGGCAAGGTGTCGATGCCCTTTGGCCGTTTTGGCCCCGGGGAGTTTCCACCGCGTGGCATCCCGATCATGGATTTGCCTATAGAATACCTGCAGTGGTTCTCTGAGCGTGGCTTTCCCAATGGACGTTTGGGAGAGCTGATGCAGACAGCATGGGAAATTAAATCCGTTGGGATGGATTCCGTATTTGATCCTCTGAGGGGCGCACAGGGTGGGCGCCGTTCCGTGCGTAAACGAAAAAATCGCAGAGGTGATAGCGAACGGTTTTAA